A region of Culicoides brevitarsis isolate CSIRO-B50_1 chromosome 1, AGI_CSIRO_Cbre_v1, whole genome shotgun sequence DNA encodes the following proteins:
- the LOC134834452 gene encoding dynamin-1-like protein produces the protein MEALIPVVNKLQDVFNTVGSDSIQLPQIVVLGTQSSGKSSVIEALVGRSFLPRGTGIVTRRPLVLQLVYCPLDDREHRSSDQGTAKLEEWGKFLHTKNKIFADFDEIREEIEAETDRMAGSNKGICPEPINLKIFSTRVVNLTLVDLPGITKVPVGDQPEDIEKQIRDLVYQHIENPNSIILAVTAANTDMATSEALKMAKDVDPEGRRTLAVVTKLDLMDAGTDAIDILCGRVIPVKLGIIGVVNRSQQDIKDKKTIEEQLKDEAAFLQRKYPTLATRNGTPYLAKTLNRLLMHHIRDCLPELKTRVNVMSSQFQSLLNSYGEDVTDKSQTLLQIITKFASAYCSTIEGTSRNIETTELCGGARICYIFHETFGRTLDSIHPLAGLTKMDILTAIRNATGPRPALFVPEVSFELLVKRQIRRLEEPSLRCVELIHEEMQRIIQHCGTEVQQEMLRFPKLHEKIVDVVTQLLRRRLPTTNHMVENLVAIELAYVNTKHPDFHKDAALVPSLLKNEQNEAWQQMQHQKQRHASHRTVTPSGPRDGTGDHAATNHADSVVQNNHEATNSWLANILPPPTQPQQRPSESESSAASTPTHVPHAVQSPAKAVNLLPDVPVNHSSRKLTDKEQKDCDVIERLIKSYFYIIRKSIQDSVPKAIMHFLVNFVKDNLQSELVTHLYKSDKAEELLNESDHIAVRRKEAADMLQALTRANHIISEIRETHMW, from the exons ATGGAGGCATTGATACCCGTAGTAAATAAATTGCAAGATGTATTCAATACAGTGGGCAGCGACTCGATTCAGTTGCCACAAATTGTGGTGCTTGGCACCCAATCATCCGGCAAATCGTCCGTAATTGAAGCTTTGGTGGGCCGAAGTTTCTTGCCACGCGGCACAGGAATTGTCACACGGCGCCCCTTGGTGCTGCAACTCGTTTATTGTCCGCTCGACGACAGGGAACACCGTTCCTCGGACCAAGGCACCGCCAAACTCGAGGAATGGGGCAAATTtttacacacgaaaaataaaattttcgcggATTTCGATGAAATTCGGGAGGAAATTGAGGCAGAAACGGACCGAATGGCAGGTAGCAACAAAGGAATTTGCCCCGAACCgataaatttgaagattttttcgacGCGCGTCGTGAATTTGACACTCGTCGATTTGCCGGGCATCACAAAGGTGCCGGTTGGCGATCAGCCCGAAGACATTGAAAAGCAAATTCGTGATCTCGTGTATCAGCACATCGAGAATCCGAATTCGATAATTCTCGCAGTGACTGCTGCCAACACAGACATGGCAACCAGTGAGGCCTTGAAAATGGCAAAAGATGTCGATCCCGAGGGACGACGTACTTTGGCGGTCGTAACGAAGCTCGATCTGATGGATGCCGGAACAGATGCCATTGATATTCTGTGTGGACGCGTGATTCCCGTCAAATTGGGCATAATTGGTGTCGTGAATCGATCGCAGCAGGACATTAAGGACAAGAAAACCATTGAGGAGCAATTGAAAGACGAAGCGGCATTTTTGCAGCGGAAATATCCGACGCTCGCGACACGCAACGGCACACCGTATTTGGCAAAAACGCTAAATCGCTTGTTGATGCATCACATTCGCGATTGTTTGCCCGAACTCAAAACACGTGTGAATGTGATGTCGTCACAATTTCAGTCTCTGCTTAACTCGTATGGCGAAGATGTCACAGACAAGAGTCAGACATTGCTCCAAATTATCACAAAGTTCGCAAGTGCATATTGTTCGACGATTGAGGGCACTTCGCGGAATATCGAGACGACGGAATTGTGTGGTGGTGCTCGCATTTGTTACATTTTCCACGAAACGTTTGGCAGAACGCTCGACTCGATTCATCCGTTAGCGGGATTGACCAAAATGGATATCTTGACAGCCATACGGAATGCAACGGGACCACGTCCGGCGTTGTTTGTGCCGGAAGTTTCGTTTGAGCTGTTGGTAAAACGGCAAATTCGGAGATTGGAAGAACCGTCGTTGAGATGCGTGGAGTTGATTCATGAAGAGATGCAACGGATAATTCAACATTGTG gtactgAAGTGCAACAAGAAATGCTTCGTTTCCCaaaattacacgaaaaaattgtCGATGTTGTAACGCAACTTTTGCGTCGTCGTCTCCCCACGACAAATCACATGGTCGAGAATTTAGTGGCCATCGAGTTGGCGTACGTCAACACCAAACATCCGGATTTCCACAAAGACGCCGCGCTCGTCCCAAGTCTCCTGAAGAACGAACAGAACGAGGCCTGGCAACAGATGCAACATCAAAAGCAACGTCACGCAAGTCACCGTACTGTCACGCCCTCCGGTCCTCGCGACGGAACTGGCGATCATGCCGCCACAAATCACGCCGACAGCGTCGTACAAAACAACCACGAAGCAACCAACAGTTGGCTCGCGAATATTTTGCCGCCACCCACGCAACCACAACAACGGCCCAGCGAAAGCGAGTCATCGGCTGCCAGTACTCCGACACACGTGCCGCATGCCGTGCAAAGTCCCGCAAAAGCTGTCAACTTACTCCCGGACGTTCCAGTGAACCACTCGTCGCGAAAACTCACGGACAAGGAACAAAAGGACTGTGATGTCATCGAACGGCTCATCAAGAGCTACTTTTACATCATCCGCAAATCCATACAGGACAGCGTCCCGAAGGCGATCATGCATTTCTTGGTGAACTTCGTGAAAGACAACTTGCAGTCGGAGCTCGTGACGCATCTCTACAAATCGGACAAGGCTGAAGAGTTACTCAACGAGTCGGACCACATTGCGGTGCGTCGCAAGGAGGCGGCCGACATGTTGCAGGCACTAACGCGCGCCAATCACATCATCAGTGAGATCCGCGAAACGCACATGTGGTAA